The DNA sequence AACTGAAAATCTTACCTTAGAAGAATATACTGCTCGAGGGTTAGGTGCACCCTTTAACAATGAAACGTTGAATTCTAGAGGAATATCGCCAAATCCAGGAATTTTGTAAGCACCCGGCCCTCGCGAATATAAAGTTCCGGTGGGTGAATAAATTAATTCTTCTATGGTAAACAAACCGTAGCCTTGTATGAAACCGCCTTCAATCTGGCCAATATCTATCGCTGGATTGATACTCTCACCGAGGTCCATTACAATATCCGTTCTAAGGACTTGGTGGTCACCGCTAAGACAATCAATTTCTACTTCCGTGCAAGCAACACCGTATGTGAAATAGTTAAACGGTTTTCCCGAAGTGGTCTTGAAATCGAATCCTATATCCGGTGTAGCGTGGAAGCCGGTAGCGGATAAGCTAACACGGTCGACATAGGCAGCTGATACCCAATTTTCCCATTTCCCGTCCGGATTCTTATCTATATACGGTTTTAGGCGCTTCATTATTTTCTCGCAAGCCTCTAGTACTGCCATACCGTTCAAATCTGAGCCGGCACTAGCCGCTGTTGCCGAAGTATTAGGGACTTTATCTGTACTTGTTTCGCTGATGTGAATTTTAGAAACGTCTATACCAAGAGCCCGAGTAGCTACTTGTATCATCTTTGTATGTAAGCCCTGTCCCATCTCAGTACCACCGTGTGATAGAAGTACTGAACCATCAACATAAACTAATACCAATGCACCAGCTTGGTTTAAAAGTTTCTCCGTAAAAGCGATACCGAATTTTGTTGGTATTATCGAAATACCACGTTTTCTCCATCTATGTTGTCTGtaagaaaattacattaataaataataataatataccaaTAGATTCGCGTTCATGGTAACTAAAGCTTAGCTTTACTtaaattttgatgaaataattattttgaagcATAATTTTATGACCAGCtcagtataatattattagatttttactacatacttgttgaattctttaatttttaattttctttctgCTAAATTACAGTTTTGTACACATTCGTCCCAACATCTTTGTAACGTACAATATGTCAGAACTTGTCCATAATGTGTAGTATTATTTTCTCGATACAAGTTTAGTCTGCTTATTTCCTCGGGAGATTTTCCCAGTCGATGAGCTATCTCTCTAACCATATTTTCGGCACCAAACATTCCTTGGGGACCTCCGAAGCCTCGAAAAGCCGTATTTGAGGGTAAATTAGTTCTACAGACATATCCGGTCACTTCACAATTTGGGATGTAATAAGCATTTTCAAAATGGAACATTGCTCGTTCGACAACCTAAAAGAAATTGCAGACATCAGTACAATACAATTACAAATTAatcaactaaatttaaaattcattttgtaCTTACTGGACCTGACAGATCAGTGGAATAGCCTCCGTTGTTATAAATATTGACAACAGCTCCAACAATTTTTCCTTCTTTAGTTGCCGCTGCTTTATACTTTATCAGGAATGGATGTCTAGTGCCCGTCATCTGCATATCTTCGTCTCTATCGAGCATGCACCGCACGGGCCTGTTGAGTTTATGAGCAGCTAATGCAACCGGTAATGCCACTAACATACCCCGTGACTCTTTTCCACCAAAACCACCACCCATACGTTTCACTCTCGCCACTATTCTATTCATCGGTACGTGCAGGATGTGACTAACCAGTTTCTAGAAAAACATAATACTGTTACAGATATTCTCTATCATACTGGGTGTTAGAaaaccgcttccgaaaacgaagacagacgatagtactaatgacacctttcataatgtaattatttagaCAAGTGTTGTAAATAAGTATTCGTGTGATCGCGCGAGTCTGCGCCGCGCCACGCCCGTGCGTTCGTTGATCCGAGGATCAGctatttttgattttgtgtttcattgctggttttttttaagtaatgtatttttatcaaactatagtttaatttagctgtactaacatgatggagcgtaataaataataaatatgcttatgctattaataaaaatatgttttatttttaaacagggTCGATTTTTATTCCGTCCCATCagcaaaggtgtcattagtactatcgtctgtttttgttttcggaagcggtcttctAACATCcggtataaaattttaataaaaaaattccatATTATTTAACTCACTGCGATCTCTGAGGGATGTTGGCTGGAACAAAATATTTCTAGCTCGTCGTCTTCTTTCTTTGGAATAGCAAACGCAGCATGAGTCTCCAAATAAAAATGTTCTTGACCTCCCATACGACACTGTCcttctattataatattatttttatcgtcAAACACGGCTTTTACATTTCCccgttttattgttttagggAATTGTGGATAAAATGAGTTATATTTTATAGCGTCTTCTATAGTAACGATAATTGGCTGTATCTCCTCGTATTCAACTTTAACCATTCTTGCAGCAGCTTGTGCAGTCGCTTGATCCACAGCTACTATAACGCCAATAGTTTGACCTTGACTCAACACTTTATCTCTTGCAAACAATTCTTCATCGTGAAATATGGGGCCAATGCTATTTTGTTCTTTTGTTAAGTCTTTTGCTGAATAAAATGCTATAACACCAGGTTCGGCTAGCGCTTTTTTTGCATCTACTGATATTAATTTTGCATGAGCTTTTGAACTCAAAACAAATGCTAAATATAGCTCACCTTCTGCAATGGGCATATCATCGCAATATATTGCTTCGCCTGTAGCTTGCTTGTATGCTGACATATGCTGTATCGGCCTTCCAACAGCATCACTTTTAAGCTGTTTTTCTCCGACCAATTCAAAGTATTGAGAACTTTTCGGCACATTTCCGTGAAAACTATCTGCACCGCTACCGTAGTACGATTCAATAAGATCTCCGTAAAAATAATCAGTTGACATTGCTTTTCCAATAGCCAAATACGACTTTAAAAACAAACTCATAGTCAATGCACGCCGAAATTGTATATTTCCACCTGGTGCCGATGGATCTAATGGCAGTTCATCTATCAGTAACGAATACGCTTTTTCTAACATGTTTTCATTCCATTTAAGCCCTTTTAACACATTTCCAGTGTTTGTTGCAATCTTTGTTACGGGAGCCATTCCCCCGAATgccaaatttatatattttataacatttgtGTTCTCTTCGAATTCAACATTAACAGCTGAAGTTACTATGGATATATCGTCCTCTCTTCTTTTCGCTTGCTTAATAGCCTTCAGGTATTGAAATTTGGTTGAAAACGGTATCTCTATTGAAAGTaatatttcatttgatttgacgACATTCTTTCTATACCCAGTGAAAAAAGTTTCATCCATTAGCACGGTACGATGGCCGTTTTCTTGACTGAGAAGATTAAGTTTCACCTTGAGAGACATTAAAATCGGATTCAAATCAGATATTGGACTGCCCGTCATTACATTCCCGCCAATGGCAGCAACATTTCTGATTTGTTTTCCAGCAAACCAATTCAACATTTCTACTATAGCAGTTAAGACTCTAGTTTTGTATGGTGGTAGTTTCTTTATATACTCTCTAAAAGTTTTTTCGATGTCATTGAGTGTTACTGAAGCTCCAACCGTTAAACCATGCTCATTTTCAGTAATAGTATTCAATTCGGGAACGCAAttaggcattattattattggataaACACAACGTTTGAATTTAACTTCAACACCAACTTCACTATTTCCCACTACCACTTTTGCATTCGGGAACTTATCTTTCAACGATAAAACTGTTTCTATGTTAGTTGGCCGATACCACGTTGTTTGTTTTCCACGATATATTACGTACTGACTATCGTATATTGAAGATAATTTCAATTCCGGTGGAAAAATTGGTTCTTGACTGGAATCGTACGGTAAGAACGACGACTTGTCAAAAATATATTGTGATTCACTATCTGCTTCTTCACAGCTATCCGATTTATTTTTGCAACAGTCTTTCCCCATCGCACAAGTTCCGTTCTGTGGTCCATTCTTGACAATTCGTTGAGTCTCCCAATCTTCGATAAACGTTTTGTAGCCCTCTATTATGGCGCGATAACCTGTACACCTACATAAATTACCTTGAAACGCGACCTCCAAATCagaatattgaatatttttacaGCTTCTCAGTAAAGTATACATGGACATTACGATTCCAGGCGTACAGAAACCGCACTGTGATCCGTGGGCTTTGGCTATTCTTTCTTGAACTGGATGCAGCTTAGTTTTGGTTGATCCGATACCTTCAACTGTGGTCACAGCCAAACCGTGCATAGCACATAATGGTGCGAGACAAGCATTTACTGCCAGATGACTGGTAAAATGTTAAGAAAGTATATAGCATATATTTTATGTAGGCCTATTAAAACAATGTTAAAAGCATGtacaaataaatatgataacaaaagaatttcccgagtgctatgacacgtcctgccttcttcaaacgaggcttgtggagagtaataaacggtaggcagcggcttggctctgcccctggcattgctgacgtccatgcgcgacagtaaccactcaccatcaggtgggccgtatgctcgtctgcctgtagggcaataaaaaaatagattttttctaAAAGAAATGTAAGTGcagataaatagaaaaatattttatatttagaaatttTTATGATATGGTAATCATTATCTATGTAGATTATTTAATAAAGCTACGAAAAGTAAAggatacataattttattttcttgtcgGTTATATTTGGAGACCATAACAGTGCAAGCACCACATCCACCTTCCGCACAACCTAATTTTGTGCCCGTCAGTCGAAGTTTCTTTCGCAAATACCATAATAATGTCCATTCTGGATCAGGACTAGATTCTATAACCTGAAATCGAAATAGCTATTGATTTCTTCGAAGCGAATTATTTACATCAATTAATTTGTCTCCAGGGTGATTCAAGGCAATCAAGAATTACGCCACACCTAACGAAACTTGTAGAAATGTTTTATAACGCAACTAACGGATCCAATGGTTAATGAAATCCAAGTTAAGATCAAACTCAGCAAGAAATTATATTAGTAGGTTAAAacaatactaaattaatttcTCCTCAGTTAGATGTATTTTAAGTAAATCTACTCCGTATCCTTCAGTAGGGACGTTGTGTAAATAAACGTCGTAATGACTTATGTACGCTCGACGGGTCAATATTATCATAGACCTATCAATCAACCGACGACCCTGTTTtctgataaataatattattgaagtaaacttaaaaacaaagttttatGATGCAATTTTTCGTGTACTGTCTTTGaatatttataacatttaaagaaataaatgtgaATTAATCGTGACTTTTTTCTGTTTAtaggaaaaaaattacttttttaatagcttagataggcggacgagctcacgacctgATCAGATAGGGCCGGTGCCACTTGCTCGCAATGATGTACCTAGTCAAAGAAGTGTTTAACAACAATTGTCCGATTTAATATGCTGCTTGTTCTGTTCTCTTTATGTTCTCTTATTCATATACTATACTCGTGAAAAGCTTATAAAACGCTATGAAAGATACTGTTAGAGAGTTACGAAGAAATGGCGTTTACTTAAAATCTCAATACGGTAATTGATATGCTACAAAAATATTGCCAGTCACTGCTCTAAAACTAACGCCCATTAATGAcgttttttaatgtattatgaTGTAAACTGTATTAATACAGAAACTTCGGGTTGAAACACGatttttaatttccttaaaaaagtGTAAAAGTGGGATGTTTTGTCCAAGAGAACGCTAGACCCTCACTATCAGATGAATCTATCAAGTCCGTCTTCGGCAGCAATAAcgaaacattaatttaaaataacaggttttcaaatgtaaaaaaataccaaggGCTTCCTACTCATCACACTGGATTTTATAGCAATAAGTAAAGATCGGACGCACACAGAGAAATCGAAAAGACTCTTTTCTTCTGATAATTTAACAGAGAAGCTAATTGCACGACATCTATGTCGTATAACCtggaaaatattattcataactATCAAGGTTAAACAGtaacaaacataataatttatttcttttgtgCATTTATGCTCGTAGCTATGTAactgaatgaaatgaaatgttaattgtagatgtttatttctaaaatttaattaaagataaaaacatacatacacTAGCGAGTTTCAACTCAATTTTGCTCAGCACAAATTgatttataaagtaaaaaaaaccgCTTACCTTTTTACCATTTACGTAGAAAACAAGTTCGGTGCATATTTTATTCGGATCTTCCTCGGCATTCAATAATCCCATGTTTCACAAACGATAGAAAAATGCATTAAACAGTAGAATATAATCTGCGTCTTACTTCCGTCACAAATAAGACAAGACTGGGGAGGGAACTAAACGAACTCAAAAGAGTCAATGATTTGGTCACTGCCTCACCGCCCGCTATTAGGTATATTGCCGTATACAGAACGATAATTTTAAATCACTTGTTATCTGCTTCACATAGCAACGTATTTATTCAACAATTTGcctttattttttgttagtatactaatatttctaaaatacataaatcTGCATACCCCAATATGTACAATAAATACTtccttataattattaattttacctaTTGATCAATATTAATTCTAACTGACCCTTTTCTAAGCTGAGTATCCAAGGAATGTTTACCTCGAAAATTTGCTGTCGCCATAAGAATCTAAATCACTCTGAACAAGGAAACATTATCCTTCACGAACCATAAACCCAAAGAAACTATActtgtaaaaaattaaatacgtgtataaaaataaaattccggTTCGGTTTTTATGTGAAGGGTTCCCCCCACCCCGGAcagcaataaaattataaaaataataaaatatttttaaaaatacttgcTATCCGTCGTTCGTAAGATACGAGatcttacgttttttttttattgcttagataggtggacgagctcacagcccacctgatgttaagtggttaccggagcctatagacatctacaacctaaataccgccacccaccttgagacatgagttcttagcTCTCATTtttaactacggctgccccacccttcaaaccgaaacgcattactgcttcacggcagaaataggcaggtggcaggtggtggtacctacccgtgcggactcacaagaggtcctaccaccagtaattacacaaattataattttgcgggtttgatttttattacacgatgttattccttcaccgtggaagtcaatcgtgaacatttgttgagtacgtatttcagtagaaaaactggtccgtcttatccttcaggtcACGTTGACTTCAAATTTGATGCGATTGAacaaactgtgtgcttagtgcgagttttttaacgttctcgaaagcgtaaaagttagctcatattggTATGAAATGGAATcgttcgcctacgtttgccgctaggggcgctgtaccaactgcatacaaaattgggttaacttttacgctatcgagaacgttaagaaactcgcactaagcaaactaTAGTGAGtactttaacatttttttcaattcaagTAGAAGTAACATATAATCTTACTTAACgcgttttttgttataatagctTGATCAGAATATACAAGCGAATGAATTTTATAAcgtattttttactatttttttaccAACAACATGTCAGATTAACTTTACATACGTatcaaagaccgatgacaattcaataatttGATTACCGTGGCCTAATACCCTGACCCGGATAGGACCACACTCGACTAGAAACGGATTATTTGTTAGCTGGTAAAGcgtgttttagtttttaaaagtattttttttttttttttttatacgttatCTTTACTACATTCTTTTGGTTACAAAACCAATGCCACGGTGTGCTGAAGATGCGATGAACATACATTGCagagataaaaatgaataagcgataaagatattaaatataaaaagtcaCAAAGTTACACACAGTACCAACTGAACTTGTGTACTCTAGAAGAAAAAACaacatatttgtttttgttcttcaataaaaaacaacattaatagTTATagaacatatatatttatttgaagaATTTGAGTCTAGGCAATTACATTCCACGGAACTCCAATACGTTTTACAGTTGGCTTAACctgaaagtaaaataaattttatcagtTATTTGACATACCCCACGGTGAACCCcataaatttgtaattcagaaaGAATTAAAGacatgtcattatattattcgtAATTCCGTTAATACGTAAAATAATCAACCAGGGACTGAGTGACCCATTGCCGTATTTATttgagcatattattatgtactcgTCGTTACCCGGTTCATGTCATATACAATGATAAGAGTATCCTATGTGTTAATCCAAGTTATATTACATTTAACACATATTGCATAGATAAAAATGAGCAAGCGATAAAGATATCAAATACAAAAAGTCACAAAGTCAagaattatataggtatatttttcaTAACTTCACTCAGTCGTGTTTGCAAGatacaaacttacaaattttCACAGTTATAATATCAAGATGGTATTGTTAAGATAATATTCACACatcaatttcataaaatttgcagcgattacgaataaaataaataaataatgtatttggGTACTAAGGCGGTAATCACGGTTAGTGGATATAAATCACAAAAGATAATTGATAGTCGTTATGtccttaaaggataagacgctcggtgcagtcgtatcaagcgatgcaacggttttCAAATCCCGAAGGCAggtttcttttcctacctaagctggtaaacCTAGAATGCTATGCCAGCTGAGATCACGGGGCTTTAACCTAaggtcgttgctaacactagctctaacgagagcagtgcttcgcagaatataccaccgaatcggaatcgcgaccctctgagaagatccggcgagaaactcactgggctgtgtctatgggttaattgactcgtcgagcccttcgttgcaagcgacgggtttggcgaggacggtgagcagtgcttgaggtacctaaaaacaccgataatggatcgggaggatccgtaatgacgtatttagggCAAAACACGGTCTAATGAACGTGGCCACTGTCgcttagtgttaagtgattcgtagctcatagaaatcacaatgtgaatgtcctcgctcaccttgagacatgagctcgagGCCGTATAGGATTTATGTAGAATAAATCATCGGATCCTACAAATCGGATCGGATGACTTTGCGGTAGGAAAAGCTAAAATATGCTCCTGCAAACTCACCccatcaccagtattttttttacagcacacattttttactttattttactttggcttaattttattacacaataccTTTCATGTTTTAAGTGGGTTTTAcgaattgaaatatgaaaatttatacCTGCCTGCATGGAAAGATAACGATATCcaagttattataataattaactatCTTTGTTTGATCCGCTTATAAACAACGTGGATAGGTCAAATAGGTAAAATCCGGTTTCATTTGCGTAACAATTCGGAATGTGAATGTGACAACGGTCCTACAAGATGCGGTGATTCTTGATAATAAAATCTATACACTTTTTTCGAGTTCGATTACATCAAATGTACAATTACATTTAagcacaataaaattaaataaatagtataattaTACGAACGGGCTAACCAAAAAAGGATAACTAAGTTGTTAGTTTATATGTCGAAGTGAGAGCAAGAGTTACACCAACGAAATCTGTTTTACCTACTATAAGACATTGTCAAGAATTTCCGTGAATTCTATAATTTAACGAAAATGTAAAGCCGCACTAGAATGTTCTCATCACATTTAATTAGTCAGGGTGAGGAATGCGGAGGATGGAGTCACCTGCGCTTTAGGAACCCTTGATAGGGGACCTACACGAAGGTCGTAAGTCCGCTGGCGTCCTTCGTATAAATTCCTCTCTCTACAATACGATAGACCGAGCACCCGCAAGGTAAGTTCGtcttaaaaatacacaaaacgCGACAGTAAAAATCTgctatttactgatggtaggacataTTATAAGCGATCACGGGAGGACAACCACCctccttatttctgccgcgaaatacCCAAGAGAATAAACCTACCGAATCCGTGAATcaaagaacaataataaaaaaatcactctAAATTTATGACTACCTGCAGAGTGATGTCGTCTTCACATGACATTCGAATACGTTCACAAGTCGCAGGTGCATCCAGTTCGAATTCCACGGGCACCCCACTGTCCGAGCGAGCGGCCATTATTGCTTCTTTGATGGCGAAGAATACTGAAGCAGCTAAGAACAGTGGTGGCTCCCCGATGGCCTGGAAATAAAGCACAATTGAAACATGaattaacacaaaaataaacattgtaATTTTGGGCGTTTTTTGTATCACactttttttgttaatacaaaaaatgttaatatataaaagtttgttaaaacataaaaaacattgtTAGTACATACAAATGCTCTGCTAATTCAGAGCATTTTGCTGATATTGATTAAGGTAAGTTCTACTTGATCCAGTATTGAAAATTAATACGAACTACAGGAGGATTGCTTCTTGATCTTCGGCAGTGAGTCACGAAGGACTAATTGTAATACCGACTATTTTAGACTATGGTCTCGTATAACATATACTTTATCAGGTACCTATTTAAAGTATTcctcaaaaagaaaatttaaataaattgacagACTAACAATTAGTTTTTTCTTCATAAAGTTATTAACTTCTAACAATAAGTACCATTACGTTAAGTACCTACCTTAGAAGAATATACTGCACGTGGGTTTGGAGCACCTTTCAGCAGCGAAACATTGAATTCTTTCGGTATATCGGACAAAGTAGGTATCTTATAAGTACCAGGGCCACGAGAAAGTGTTTCTCCGTTTGCCGAAAAAACAACTTCTTCCATAGTAAGAAAGCCATATCCTTGCATAAACGCCCCTTCAATTTGTCCAATGTCGATTGCAGGGTTTATACTCTCGCCCACGTCCATAACGATATCGGTTCTTAGTACCTCGTGATCTCCGGTCAAACAATCTATTATCACCTCAGAGCACGCCACTCCATATGTGAAATACTCAAATAATCTACCGCTGTTCGTATTTCTGTTATATTCTATTTTTGGAGCAGAGTAAAAACCAGTTGCAAATAAACACACTCGATCTACATACGCTTCAGAAACCCAGTCTTCCCATTTACCATTGGGGTCCTTAGTTTTGTATGGCTTTAATCTTTGATTCAAAGTATTGCACGCATTTAGAACCGCCATTCCGTATAGGTCAGAGCTCATACTCGCTGCAGTGGCTGTACTGTTTGGTATTTTGTCGGTAGCAGCTTCACTAATGTGAATTCGGCTCTGTTCTATTTCTAATGCTTTAGATGCAATCTGTATCATCTTAGTGAAGAGACCTTGTCCCATTTCTATGCCCCCGATGGAAAGCAAAACTGCACCATCATTATACACTAGAAGTAACGCACCGGCTTGCATTAAGACGTCTGTTTGGAAAGATATCCCATATTTTGTTGGGACCAAAGCAATACCTTTCTTTTTCCATCTGTTAGATCTGTTTGAGAAAAAAGGGTTTTAAAATTCGTTTCTAAAAATTTTATTGGATTTACCCTGTTAAGAAAGTATTAAAAGTTCAGAgaaaagataattattttattataagctaGCGACCCAGCCTCGTTTCGTTtcggaactgtaatttattattaatcttattGAATATTCTTTTATTCATATCTGATTCTGACAGttacaaacacaataaaaaaagaacgtaacaaacaaaaaatctaatctttcCTCTTCTTATATTAATGGATCACTATTTTGGCGATTATGgcttacaaataaaagatagaAAGGTGCTGTCACGGACTTTTTTGTAGGACTATTTGAGATAAACATTTCTCTTTTACATTATACTCGCATACGTGTAACTCCAACGGTTTTTGCGGCGCACGCAAAAATAGTTCGCAGATGGCagatttttttccttcttacgtaacatttatgtttatattttgggtaaatcacattatatttttataaattttagccTATATGTTATTCTGATTAGATTCGATCTTagtgtcatatttatttatatcgaatCCACAGCCCAAAAAATTAGTTTCAAGCTTTTAGCTCTGAAAATGACGATACTTCCATACAACGTTTCATCCCCCTCTTTCAACCTTTTTACAACCATTAAAAAGTAGCACTTAAAAGCATTTATAAGCATTAAAgcattaaaaagtagcctatgtccTTTCTCAGGCTCTAGACTAGCTGTGtaccaaattttatttaaatcggctcagtagtttAGGCGTGAAAGCGCGACAGACAATCAGagttactttcgcatttataatattaagtgtgGATAAAATATAGATAACCATCACAAtttcttgaaataaaaaaatataattgaagtttATCATCCAACCTGTTAAAATCATTAACGGCTTTTTTCCTGGCTATATATCTCGAAGAGTCAATACATTGATTCCAACATCTAGACAAAGTGCAATAAGTAAGAAGTTGATTATAATATGTCACAGATCCTTCTTTGTAAATGTTCACTTCAACGATTTCTTCATAACTTTTTCCTAACGTCGAAGCTATTTGTCTTATCATAGACTCTGCTGCCAGCATCACTTGTGGAGCTCCAAATCCTCTAAAGGCTGTATTGGATGGTAAATTAGTCTTACAGACATATGCGTTGATTTTAATGTTTGGTATAGAATAGCAATTATCTACATGGAATGTCGATCTTTCTATCAActgaaatgcaataaaaattaatttaaataacaagTGTCTGTCTTGTTTCTAAGCATTCCAATAACGTATACTTACAGCACAAGATAAATCCATTGAAAACCCTCCGTTCGCAAATACATCAAAAACAGCACCGGAAATTTTACCATTCTCGTCAAAAGCTACTTTGTATTTTGTCAAAAATGGATGTCGGTATCCTGACATTTGAATATCTTCATCTCGATCTAGAACAGATCTAACTGGCTTCTTGAGTATATATGCAGCGATAGCAACAGGTAATGCAAGGCTAGATGATCTGGTTTCTTTTCCGCCAAAGCCACCTCCAATCCTTTTGACTTTTGCTATAACTTTGTGCTGAGGTATACCGAGTGTATGCGACACGAATGACTGAAAATTTAAAcagttaagaaaataaataaaaatacgaacAAAACTTAAATTGATAATATGAAATGCACTTACAGCTATTTCGCTTGGACTTTGTGAACTACATATGATCTCCA is a window from the Bombyx mori chromosome 12, ASM3026992v2 genome containing:
- the Xdh1 gene encoding xanthine dehydrogenase 1 (The RefSeq protein has 14 substitutions, 2 frameshifts compared to this genomic sequence), which gives rise to MGLLNAEEDPNKICTELVFYVNGKKVIESSPDPEWTLLWYLRKKLRLTGTKLGCAEGGCGACTVMVSKYNRQENKIIHLAVNACLAPVCAMHGLAVTTVEGIGSTKTKLHPVQERIAKAHGSQCGFCTPGIVMSMYTLLRSCKNIQYSDLEVAFQGNLCRCTGYRAIIEGYKTFIEDWEAQRIVKNGPQNGTCAMGKDCCKNKSDSCEEADSESQYIFDKSSFLPYDSSQEPIFPPELKLSSIYDSQYVIYRGKQTTWYRPTNIETVLSLKDKFPNAKVVVGNSEVGVEVKFKRCVYPIIIMPNCVPELNNITENEHGLTVGASVTLNDIEETFREYIKKLPPYKTRVLTTIVEMLNWFAGKQIRNVAAIGGNVMTGSPISDLNPILMSLKVKLNLLSQENGHRTVLMDETFFTGYRKNVVKSNEILLSIEIPFSTKFQYLKAIKQAKRREDDISIVTSAVNVEFEENTNVIKYINLAFGGMAPVTKIATNTGNVLKGLKWNENMLEKAYSLLIDELPLDPSAPGGNIQFRRALTMSLFLKSYLAIGKAMSSDYVYGDLIESYYGSGADSFHGNVPKSSQYFELVGEKQLKSDAVGRPIQHMSAYKQATGEAIYCDDMPIAEGELYLAFVLSSKAHAKLISVDAKKALAEPGVIAFYSAKDLTKEQNSIGPIFHDEELFARDKVLSQGQTIGVIVAVDQATAQAAARMVKVEYEEIQPIIVTIEDAIKYNSFYPQFPKTIKRGNVKAVFDDKNNIIIEGRCRMGGQEHFYLETHAAFAIPKKEDDELQIFCSSQHPSEIAKLVSHILHVPMNRIVARVKRMGGGFGGKESRGMLVALPVALAAHKLNRPVWCMLDRDEDMQMTGTRHPFLIKYKAAATKEGKIVGAVVNIYNNGGYSTDLSGPVVERAMFHFENAYYIPNCEVTGYVCRTNLPSNTAFRGFGGPQGMFGAGNMVREIAHRLGKSPEEISRLNLYRGNNTTHYGQVLTYCTLQRCWDECVQNSNLAERKLKIKEFNKQHRWRKRGISIIPTKFGIAFTEKLLNQAGALVLVYVDGSVLLSHGGTEMGQGLHTKMIQVATRALGIDVSKIHISETSTDKVPNTSATAASAGSDLNGMAVLEACEKIMKRLKPYIDKNPDGKWENWVSAAYVDRVSLSATGFHATPDIGFDFKTTSGKPFNYFTYGVACTEVEIDCLSGDHQVLRTDIVMDLGESLNPAIDIGQIEGGFIQGYGLFTIEELIYSPTGTLYSRGPGAYKIPGFGGYSSEFNVSLLKGAPNPRAVYSSKAVGEPPLFLASSAYFAIHEAIKAARADAGVPLEFDMEAPATSARIRMACEDHITKKLDKPDPNSFVPWNVVP